DNA sequence from the Lysinibacillus sp. OF-1 genome:
CGTGTCATGACCTGACCAATATGTTTTCCTAAATAATGAAGTAATTCAAATTCACGATGTGTCAGTTCAATTGCTTCATCACGCTTCATTACTAAATAAGCATCTGGTTGGATAACAAGAGATCCCACAACAATCTCATTAGACTCTTCCTCAGCCTCTTCTGCTGCAGGAGCAACAACTTGTAGACGGCGCATATTAGCCTTCACACGTGCAATCAGCTCTCGTGTACTAAATGGCTTTGTGACATAATCATCTGCGCCCATCTCTAATCCTAATACTTTATCAATCTCAGAGCCCTTAGCAGTTAGCATAATAATAGGGAAATCGTATTTTTTACGTACTTCTCTACACACTTCCATTCCATCGCGCTTTGGTAGCATGATATCTAAAAGCATTAAATCTGGTTGCTCTTCCTCTACTTTTTTTAATGCCTCATCACCATCATAAGCACAAATAACTTTATAGCCTTCTTTTATCAAATTAAATTGCAAAATATCTGCGATTGGTTTTTCATCGTCAACAACTAAAATGGTTTTGTTCATTCATTCTCTCCCTTTCGCTTTTTATCTATTCTTAAACAATGTGTATTTGTAAATTCACTACTCTTAACTCTATCATGCTTTCGAGTTCTATGCATTAATCGATATTCAATCCATCTTATACTGTGACAGAAAATGATATATTCCAACAATTATTTCTCGGGAAATAATTGAAAAAAGACAGCCCACCATTTGGACTGCCTTCTATTCCACATGTTTATCGACCTACATAAGATAACGGATTCTCTAATGAACCGTTCTTTTCAACTTCAAAGTGTAAATGTGTACCTGTCGAATTTCCAGTAGAACCCATTATTCCAATTACAGAACCCTTTTCCACTACTTGGCCCACTTCAACATTAATTGAAGATAGGTGCCCATAAAGTGTCGTATAGCCATTATTGTGATTGATAACAATGCGATTACCATAGCTGCCTGAAGTACCAGCTGCAACAACTACGCCATTATCAGCAGCTAAAATATTGTAGTTACTTGGACGAGCGATATCTATACCTCGATGGAAGGCTCCCCAACGTTCACCCATGCCACTTGAAATATAGCCTCCTACTGCTGGCCATGCAAATTCACCAGTTCCTCGTGAAGAAATTACCTTTGTACCAACTACTTCAATTTGATCTACTGGTTGTT
Encoded proteins:
- the yycF gene encoding response regulator YycF; this translates as MNKTILVVDDEKPIADILQFNLIKEGYKVICAYDGDEALKKVEEEQPDLMLLDIMLPKRDGMEVCREVRKKYDFPIIMLTAKGSEIDKVLGLEMGADDYVTKPFSTRELIARVKANMRRLQVVAPAAEEAEEESNEIVVGSLVIQPDAYLVMKRDEAIELTHREFELLHYLGKHIGQVMTREHLLQTVWGYDYFGDVRTVDVTIRRLREKIEDNPSHPAWIVTRRGVGYYLRNPEQE